Proteins from a single region of Calorimonas adulescens:
- a CDS encoding RidA family protein: protein MKNIVKTDKAPAAIGPYSQAVMVGDFLYTSGQIGLDPVTGQLVEGGIEAQAERVMENLKAILEAAGMSFENVIKTQVFITNMGDFGKVNEVYGRYFKGNPPARSCVEVSALPRGALIEIELIAHK, encoded by the coding sequence ATGAAGAATATTGTCAAAACAGATAAGGCCCCGGCGGCAATCGGTCCATATTCACAGGCGGTAATGGTTGGAGACTTTTTATACACATCGGGACAAATAGGTTTAGACCCTGTTACAGGTCAACTTGTGGAAGGCGGAATTGAGGCACAGGCCGAGAGGGTTATGGAAAATCTTAAAGCAATCCTTGAAGCAGCAGGAATGAGCTTTGAAAATGTGATAAAGACACAGGTATTCATAACCAACATGGGTGATTTTGGAAAGGTAAATGAGGTCTACGGCAGATATTTTAAGGGAAACCCTCCTGCCCGTTCCTGTGTTGAAGTAAGTGCGCTGCCCAGGGGTGCTCTGATAGAAATTGAGCTTATTGCACATAAATAG